In Populus alba chromosome 1, ASM523922v2, whole genome shotgun sequence, a single window of DNA contains:
- the LOC118046202 gene encoding transcription factor bHLH68 isoform X1: MMAGNPSWWSMHPPSQQTSALLSSSPSIFPSQYVFGSSSLSSNPLPDNQELPLSWSQLLLGGSSGDEDRYGMSQFQAKKLENWEDQILNPSPSISVVADVKQEVSHNSSLYGHGDEDFQALRSPAWPQVMPVSSPRSCVTSISSTNILDFSYNKADGANQHPDQSSECNSTATGGVCKKARVQPSSSQPLKVRKEKLGDRITVLHQMVSPFGKTDTASVLLEAIGYIRFLQGQIEALSSPYLGTASPNMRNHQQSGPEERVSALSEDIGQDNQDNPKDLRSRGLCLVPLSCTQHVGSDNGADYWAPAMGGGS, translated from the exons ATGATGGCAGGAAACCCTAGCTGGTGGAGCATGCATCCACCTTCACAGCAAACTTCTGCTTTATTATCTTCTTCTCCATCTATCTTCCCCTCCCAATATGTATTTGGATCTTCCTCACTCTCTTCGAATCCTTTGCCTGATAATCAAGAGCTTCCACTGTCATGGAGCCAACTACTTtt GGGTGGTTCTTCAGGAGATGAAGATAGGTACGGTATGAGTCAATTTCAGGCTAAAAAGTTGGAAAATTGGGAAGACCAAATCTTAAATCCATCTCCAAGTATTTCTGTAGTTGCTGATGTAAAGCAAGAGGTTTCCCACAATAGCAGCTTATATGGTCATGGGGATGAAGACTTTCAGGCACTTAGGTCCCCAGCTTGGCCACAAGTGATGCCAGTCTCTTCCCCTAGGTCTTGCGTCACAAGTATAAGTAGTACTAATATATTAGACTTCTCGTACAACAAGGCTGATGGGGCGAATCAGCATCCCGATCAATCTTCCGAG TGTAATAGCACCGCCACAGGTGGAGTATGTAAGAAGGCTAGGGTTCAGCCCTCTTCAAGCCAACCTCTCAAG GTGAGGAAGGAGAAGTTAGGTGATAGAATCACAGTTCTTCACCAAATGGTTTCCCCTTTTGGAAAG ACTGACACGGCTTCTGTCCTGTTAGAAGCTATTGGGTATATCAGATTCCTTCAGGGTCAAATTGAG GCTCTTAGCTCCCCTTACTTGGGCACTGCCTCACCAAATATGAGGAACCATCAACAATCT GGTCCAGAAGAAAGAGTTAGTGCATTGTCTGAAGACATAGGCCAG GATAATCAAGATAACCCAAAAGATTTGAGGAGTAGAGGACTGTGCTTGGTTCCTCTGTCTTGCACCCAGCATGTTGGAAGTGACAACGGCGCCGATTATTGGGCTCCGGCTATGGGAGGAGGGTCTTGA
- the LOC118046202 gene encoding transcription factor bHLH68 isoform X2 has translation MMAGNPSWWSMHPPSQQTSALLSSSPSIFPSQYVFGSSSLSSNPLPDNQELPLSWSQLLLGGSSGDEDRYGMSQFQAKKLENWEDQILNPSPSISVVADVKQEVSHNSSLYGHGDEDFQALRSPAWPQVMPVSSPRSCVTSISSTNILDFSYNKADGANQHPDQSSECNSTATGGVCKKARVQPSSSQPLKVRKEKLGDRITVLHQMVSPFGKTDTASVLLEAIGYIRFLQGQIEALSSPYLGTASPNMRNHQQSDNQDNPKDLRSRGLCLVPLSCTQHVGSDNGADYWAPAMGGGS, from the exons ATGATGGCAGGAAACCCTAGCTGGTGGAGCATGCATCCACCTTCACAGCAAACTTCTGCTTTATTATCTTCTTCTCCATCTATCTTCCCCTCCCAATATGTATTTGGATCTTCCTCACTCTCTTCGAATCCTTTGCCTGATAATCAAGAGCTTCCACTGTCATGGAGCCAACTACTTtt GGGTGGTTCTTCAGGAGATGAAGATAGGTACGGTATGAGTCAATTTCAGGCTAAAAAGTTGGAAAATTGGGAAGACCAAATCTTAAATCCATCTCCAAGTATTTCTGTAGTTGCTGATGTAAAGCAAGAGGTTTCCCACAATAGCAGCTTATATGGTCATGGGGATGAAGACTTTCAGGCACTTAGGTCCCCAGCTTGGCCACAAGTGATGCCAGTCTCTTCCCCTAGGTCTTGCGTCACAAGTATAAGTAGTACTAATATATTAGACTTCTCGTACAACAAGGCTGATGGGGCGAATCAGCATCCCGATCAATCTTCCGAG TGTAATAGCACCGCCACAGGTGGAGTATGTAAGAAGGCTAGGGTTCAGCCCTCTTCAAGCCAACCTCTCAAG GTGAGGAAGGAGAAGTTAGGTGATAGAATCACAGTTCTTCACCAAATGGTTTCCCCTTTTGGAAAG ACTGACACGGCTTCTGTCCTGTTAGAAGCTATTGGGTATATCAGATTCCTTCAGGGTCAAATTGAG GCTCTTAGCTCCCCTTACTTGGGCACTGCCTCACCAAATATGAGGAACCATCAACAATCT GATAATCAAGATAACCCAAAAGATTTGAGGAGTAGAGGACTGTGCTTGGTTCCTCTGTCTTGCACCCAGCATGTTGGAAGTGACAACGGCGCCGATTATTGGGCTCCGGCTATGGGAGGAGGGTCTTGA
- the LOC118046202 gene encoding transcription factor bHLH68 isoform X3 produces the protein MMAGNPSWWSMHPPSQQTSALLSSSPSIFPSQYVFGSSSLSSNPLPDNQELPLSWSQLLLGGSSGDEDRYGMSQFQAKKLENWEDQILNPSPSISVVADVKQEVSHNSSLYGHGDEDFQALRSPAWPQVMPVSSPRSCVTSISSTNILDFSYNKADGANQHPDQSSECNSTATGGVCKKARVQPSSSQPLKVRKEKLGDRITVLHQMVSPFGKTDTASVLLEAIGYIRFLQGQIEALSSPYLGTASPNMRNHQQSKKELVHCLKT, from the exons ATGATGGCAGGAAACCCTAGCTGGTGGAGCATGCATCCACCTTCACAGCAAACTTCTGCTTTATTATCTTCTTCTCCATCTATCTTCCCCTCCCAATATGTATTTGGATCTTCCTCACTCTCTTCGAATCCTTTGCCTGATAATCAAGAGCTTCCACTGTCATGGAGCCAACTACTTtt GGGTGGTTCTTCAGGAGATGAAGATAGGTACGGTATGAGTCAATTTCAGGCTAAAAAGTTGGAAAATTGGGAAGACCAAATCTTAAATCCATCTCCAAGTATTTCTGTAGTTGCTGATGTAAAGCAAGAGGTTTCCCACAATAGCAGCTTATATGGTCATGGGGATGAAGACTTTCAGGCACTTAGGTCCCCAGCTTGGCCACAAGTGATGCCAGTCTCTTCCCCTAGGTCTTGCGTCACAAGTATAAGTAGTACTAATATATTAGACTTCTCGTACAACAAGGCTGATGGGGCGAATCAGCATCCCGATCAATCTTCCGAG TGTAATAGCACCGCCACAGGTGGAGTATGTAAGAAGGCTAGGGTTCAGCCCTCTTCAAGCCAACCTCTCAAG GTGAGGAAGGAGAAGTTAGGTGATAGAATCACAGTTCTTCACCAAATGGTTTCCCCTTTTGGAAAG ACTGACACGGCTTCTGTCCTGTTAGAAGCTATTGGGTATATCAGATTCCTTCAGGGTCAAATTGAG GCTCTTAGCTCCCCTTACTTGGGCACTGCCTCACCAAATATGAGGAACCATCAACAATCT AAGAAAGAGTTAGTGCATTGTCTGAAGACATAG